Proteins encoded in a region of the Podarcis muralis chromosome 2, rPodMur119.hap1.1, whole genome shotgun sequence genome:
- the TMDD1 gene encoding transmembrane and death domain protein 1 codes for MLILIGTALFLLVRPALPDDTVADDIGSHMMGRISELLSPEECQAFYAKLIGPEENVNEELQRLSAERNPIRRRREIATTEACKATLNGWLETEGDAMYWDRLSRALQAVGRPDVSLELGKNLNQDKSLEIKKNVEGYHKTVQRLTSSLLLEENEMGGSEGPGGRLRREGSQAQLEEGDWDKLELIIERRPLPPYNRSIFQWVTPLVTGVVGGFLTSFVVVALAVYSFFWILKQDSPTPMMPNWDSVPDMIFRSPSPKRGAIYYSFQQFDDLGKRGGETEDYGDDDDNEEDWEKEPIVRS; via the coding sequence ATGCTGATTCTCATCGGAACAGCCCTTTTCCTCCTGGTGCGTCCTGCCTTGCCCGACGACACGGTGGCCGACGACATTGGCAGCCACATGATGGGCCGCATCTCGGAGCTCCTGTCCCCCGAGGAATGCCAGGCCTTCTACGCCAAGCTCATTGGGCCCGAGGAGAACGTGAATGAAGAGCTCCAACGCCTCTCGGCAGAGAGGAACCCCATCCGCAGGCGGCGGGAAATCGCCACCACCGAGGCCTGCAAAGCCACCCTCAACGGCTGGCTGGAGACGGAAGGAGACGCCATGTATTGGGACCGCCTGTCGAGGGCTCTCCAAGCCGTCGGGCGTCCCGACGTCTCCCTGGAACTGGGCAAGAACCTCAACCAAGACAAGAGTCTGGAGATCAAGAAGAACGTGGAGGGATATCACAAGACGGTCCAACGCTTGACCTCTTCGCTGCTCCTGGAAGAGAACGAGATGGGTGGGAGCGAGGGGCCAGGAGGCCGGCTGCGGAGAGAGGGATCTCAGGCCCAGCTGGAAGAGGGGGATTGGGACAAATTGGAGCTGATTATAGAGAGGAGGCCCCTGCCACCATACAACAGGAGTATCTTTCAGTGGGTCACTCCACTGGTGACGGGGGTCGTCGGGGGATTCCTCACATCCTTCGTCGTGGTGGCTCTAGCCGTCTATTCTTTCTTCTGGATCCTGAAGCAAGACAGTCCCACCCCCATGATGCCCAACTGGGACTCTGTGCCCGATATGATTTTCCGCTCCCCTTCGCCCAAGCGTGGGGCCATCTACTACTCATTTCAGCAATTTGATGATCTGGGGAAGCGCGGTGGTGAAACGGAAGATTACGGCGATGACGACGATAATGAGGAAGACTGGGAGAAAGAACCCATTGTTAGGTCTTAA
- the LOC114586781 gene encoding histone H4, whose product MSGRGKGGKGLGKGGAKRHRKVLRDNIQGITKPAIRRLARRGGVKRISGLIYEETRGVLKVFLENVIRDAVTYTEHAKRKTVTAMDVVYALKRQGRTLYGFGG is encoded by the coding sequence ATGTCAGGTCGTGGCAAAGGAGGCAAGGGGCTCGGCAAAGGAGGCGCCAAGCGCCACCGCAAGGTTCTCCGAGACAACATCCAGGGCATCACCAAGCCCGCCATCCGACGCTTGGCTCGCCGAGGCGGAGTCAAGCGCATCTCGGGGCTCATCTACGAAGAAACGCGCGGCGTCCTCAAGGTCTTTCTAGAGAACGTCATCCGCGATGCGGTCACTTACACGGAGCACGCCAAGAGGAAGACCGTCACGGCCATGGACGTTGTATACGCCCTGAAGCGGCAAGGACGCACGCTGTACGGCTTCGGAGGCTAA
- the LOC144326882 gene encoding histone H3-like, with protein MKQIPNREQAREFQMFPTATWLFSANQNKASEVYKWSARRLLAQFGSRRKRRQRSGCLLQEGMARTKQTARKSTGGKAPRKQLATKAARKSAPATGGVKKPHRYRPGTVALREIRRYQKSTELLIRKLPFQRLVREIAQDFKTDLRFQSSAVMALQEASEAYLVGLFEDTNLCAIHAKRVTIMPKDIQLARRIRGERA; from the coding sequence ATGAAGCAAATACCCAATCGCGAACAAGCCCGGGAATTTCAAATGTTTCCAACTGCTACATGGCTATTTTCAGCCAATCAGAACAAAGCGAGCGAGGTATATAAATGGTCTGCGCGCAGGCTGCTTGCTCAGTTTGGTTCCCGGCGAAAGCGAAGGCAGAGAAGTGGGTGTTTGCTGCAAGAAGGAATGGCTCGCACCAAGCAGACCGCTCGCAAATCCACTGGCGGGAAGGCTCCGCGGAAGCAGCTGGCCACCAAGGCAGCTCGGAAGAGCGCGCCGGCCACAGGCGGCGTGAAGAAGCCCCACCGCTACCGCCCGGGCACCGTCGCTCTGCGCGAGATCCGCCGCTACCAGAAGTCCACGGAGCTGCTGATCCGCAAGCTGCCTTTCCAGCGCCTGGTGCGCGAGATCGCGCAGGACTTCAAGACTGACCTGCGCTTCCAGAGCTCGGCCGTGATGGCTCTGCAGGAGGCCAGCGAGGCTTACCTGGTGGGGCTCTTCGAGGACACCAACCTGTGCGCCATCCACGCCAAGAGGGTCACCATCATGCCCAAAGACATCCAGCTGGCGCGCCGCATCCGTGGCGAGAGGGCTTAA
- the LOC114586772 gene encoding histone H2A type 2-C, with protein sequence MSGRGKQGGKARAKAKSRSSRAGLQFPVGRVHRLLRKGNYAERVGAGAPVYMAAVLEYLTAEILELAGNAARDNKKTRIIPRHLQLAIRNDEELNKLLGKVTIAQGGVLPNIQAVLLPKKTESHKAKNK encoded by the coding sequence ATGTCTGGACGCGGGAAGCAAGGAGGCAAAGCTCGGGCTAAGGCCAAGTCCCGCTCTTCGCGGGCCGGCCTGCAGTTCCCGGTCGGCCGCGTGCACCGCCTGCTTCGGAAAGGCAACTACGCCGAGAGAGTCGGCGCCGGGGCTCCGGTTTACATGGCTGCCGTGCTCGAATATCTGACCGCCGAGATCCTGGAGCTGGCGGGCAACGCGGCCAGAGACAACAAGAAGACGCGCATTATCCCTCGTCACCTGCAGCTGGCCATTCGCAATGACGAGGAGCTGAACAAACTCCTGGGCAAAGTGACCATCGCGCAGGGCGGAGTCTTGCCCAACATCCAGGCTGTTCTGCTGCCCAAGAAGACCGAAAGCCACAAGGCGAAAAACAAGTAA
- the LOC144326883 gene encoding histone H4 produces MSGRGKGGKGLGKGGAKRHRKVLRDNIQGITKPAIRRLARRGGVKRISGLIYEETRGVLKVFLENVIRDAVTYTEHAKRKTVTAMDVVYALKRQGRTLYGFGG; encoded by the coding sequence ATGTCTGGTCGTGGCAAAGGAGGCAAGGGGCTCGGCAAAGGAGGCGCCAAGCGCCACCGCAAGGTTCTGCGAGACAACATCCAGGGCATCACCAAGCCCGCCATCCGACGCTTGGCTCGCCGAGGCGGAGTCAAGCGTATCTCGGGGCTCATCTACGAAGAAACGCGCGGCGTCCTCAAGGTCTTCCTAGAGAACGTCATCCGCGATGCGGTCACTTATACGGAGCACGCCAAGAGGAAGACTGTCACGGCCATGGATGTGGTCTACGCCCTGAAGCGGCAGGGACGCACTCTGTACGGCTTCGGAGGCTAA